DNA sequence from the Pirellulales bacterium genome:
TTTCGATCATCATCGCGAACCTGGACGAAGTGCGACTCATCCAGGAGAAGAAGATCGAAGTGTCGGCCGCTGCTCCGGATTATCTGCTGTTCGACTGGCTCGGCGAGCTTTTGTACCTCTTCGAGACCGAGCACCTGGTACTGGCCGATTTCGAAGTGAAAGTCACGAAGGAGGGGCTGTCGGCCGTCGCGCGCGGCGAATCGTTTGATCCCGCGCGCCACGTGCCGGCGCACGAGGTGAAGGCTATTACCTACCATGCGTTGAAGTGCGAGCCTATGGCCAACGGTTGGATGGCCGAAGTGATTGTCGATATTTAGCGATTGGATTTAGCGCCCGGAACCCGGCG
Encoded proteins:
- a CDS encoding archease, encoding SIIIANLDEVRLIQEKKIEVSAAAPDYLLFDWLGELLYLFETEHLVLADFEVKVTKEGLSAVARGESFDPARHVPAHEVKAITYHALKCEPMANGWMAEVIVDI